A region of the Gambusia affinis linkage group LG11, SWU_Gaff_1.0, whole genome shotgun sequence genome:
GTTTCCCCGCTCTTCTGCATCACATTTAAGTTCTTTGAACTGAAGCATGCATGTATGTTTAACTGTTTGGTTGTGGGTTCTGTGTCCTGtttcacgtttttattttttatcttcgCAGTGCGCGACAGGAGAAAAAGCAACCACATAAACCATATCAATtgtgtaagttgttttttttgttttttttctgccccgGTTCTTAGAAGAGGTGCTGAAATTTCCGAGTCTGCCTCATCTACACGTAGTTTGGATCAAGTACGACTCTGAGTCTCTTAAGTTGCGATTTATAATTGAGTAATCATTTGATCAGACAACCTTTTTCATAATTTGTAATGAGTCTAATAAATGACACTTTAGACTGTGGGtggaattaaaaatattttaaaagatgaagccttTGAGGTCTATTCAGTCTGCGCTGTGTGCCAACTGCTTGTTTTGTAAAGAGAAATCGGTCTGCATGTCAAATAAGATTAACCGTAAACCAGACGACATCATTTTAAGctttaataaatgaagtaatgttattttattcagttgaagacgttttattttgtgtttgcgTGAACTTGGATTTCTGTCCGCAGGTTTCTCCCGGCCCGCTGTTGAAGAAGTACAGCTCCTGTTCTACCATCTTCATAGACGATAGCACCGTCAGCCAGCCAAACCTCAAAAGCACAATTAAATGGTGAGACttctcacacagaaacacacacacacacacacacacactcgtacTCATTGATGCGCTGCTGGGAAAAACCCTTATTTCTCATGAGAACATCGTGTTACATCACACTGTGGTAATCCTGACATCTGTTTGACTCAAACAGATGTCATCTTGCCTCATTTCACCTAAAGTTGATGTTGTGATGTTGTTTTAGTGATAAGTTTAATCCTGTTgacttaaatattttgtcactttaagcTCAATAAATAGTCCAGTTAACAAAAATTGTGTCTTTATTGTCTCGTCCACAGTGTCACTTTAGCAATATACTACCACATCAAAAACAGGTCAGTTTGAAGCTTGACTTGTATTACTATTTTACAGGTGAGTTGGTTGTGTCGTAGTGACGGATGTTCTGCTTGATTTTTAGGGACTCTGACAGGTCACTGGAcatctttgatgagaagttgcACCCTTTATCAGTAAGTGTCTGGATATTCCTAAGCAACCGTTAACTTTCCGTCCTTTGACTCTTCATTTGTCTATCATGTCCGAAAGGATGCGGCCTGTAGACGGGATCCGAATGCCAGTTCTCTTTTGTCGCCTTTAAACTTTTGGGGATTAGAAACGCCCGATGCTTTGGTTTTGCAATTCGAAACCCAGCTTTGTGTTGCAGCGGTCCCACCCAGTCGCCTGGCTCTTTAGTTCAAATGGATGTGAAACGCAGTGAGAGGAACGTCCTTCTCTTATGCAAATACCATATTATTTAAACACTGCAAAGCAGTTCTCCATAGTATTGCTTCTTAACTAAATGATGGATGCATCTGGCTTGCAGAAGACCAATATAGAGAGTTCAAAACTGGTTTTCATTGAAACTTGTAGGAAAGCCTgattagacaaaaatatttttcttggtatttttatcttttggtGGTGGAACTAACTAACTCTGCTCTTTTAAAGTCGAAAATCAGACTTGTTTCCATGTTGCacaaccaacaaacaaacaaatgagttGGGCAAAAACTCTCACCACTATTAAAAAGTTCGGCCTAAAACAGTTTAATGACTACTTATTTTGAATGTTCTGCTTAAAGTTAATATAATGGTAAATAACAAAGCACAACCTTAAAtctgtatttgttaaaaaaaatttaacaaacacaaatttatcATTTAAGTGGTACTCACCACGAAAGTCGTAACATGTACCTCACCGAAAAGAGGAACTGGGTTTTTCTTGGTTATTTCTAACCAGCGGggtatttgtggttttaaacgGTGCTTCAAGCTTTGGACAGAAATACGTAGACTGCCGACCTCCAGCTGTTTTCACTTCCAACCGCTCTCCAGACCAGAACCATGTTCACATCCTGCTTCCTCCCTTCAGTCATGTGCGAACCTTTCCATCCCGCACAGAAAGAGCCGGTCCCAGACGACTACGCGTACGTCGACCCAGAACACAAACTCATCTATCGCTTCGTCAGGACGCTCTTCAGCGCTGCACAGCTCACCGCTGAATGTGCCATCGTCACACTCGTAAGTCGCTGGCGTGCGCAGTAgcaaatttgtatttctttatttttgggcACATTAGTTTTCGGCTGTAGCTCCTTATTTAGTCACCAGAGGGCAGTAAAGTCCAGTGACAAAACATACGGCTCTTCACATTGTACAGTGCAGGATGGATCCATGAGACATTGTGATTGGAATGCCAGGAACAatatttttgggggggtttttaaGTAATGATTTTTGCTAAATAGTATTGATTGCATTCAGtgtataataaaaaacattaggGGAAACTGAACTATTGTcaatttttccaaataataCTTACTGATGTTGTTTTTTCGTCCAGGTCTACTTGGAACGTTTGCTGACGTACGCAGAGCTGGACATTTGTCCGGCCAACTGGAAGCGGATTGTCCTGGGAGCCATCCTGTTGGCCTCCAAAGTCTGGGACGACCAGGCGGTGTGGAACGTCGACTACTGCCAGATCCTTAAAGACATCACCGTGGAGGACATGTAAGTCGCCTGCTGGAACGGATGCAATTTTATCCCACATTTAGCCTGAACGGATGGGGGATTTAAGGAAAGGAAGCAACTCTTCCTGCTGGAAGAGGAGTTCCTACATAACCCAAAATCAAACTGAATCTAATGTGTGTTCTTGTTTCTAGAGTATTAGAGGAAAATGAAACGTGTATATATCTGTTTTCTTGAGGTGGAGCAGCAAACTGAAACTAGATAGTTAGATTTTTAGATAGTGTGATAAACTCTATAAAGTTTTCATACAAAGTCTTTAATTGTCTTTGTAACTCTTGGCTCCACTAAAGACTGTTGGATCAGTTTCAtatcaggaggtttttttttgttctcattgTGGACGCCAAGGACTTGACTCCCAACATCAGGACCTTTTACTGCAGTTGAACCAGTTTCCTACCAATTTGtgatccatttatttatttatttatttatttaaaacagcgAAATCACGACAAATCTTCAGCACGGTGTTAATGACTCAAGTGTGGATAAATGATTCTTGTTGAAATGTTGCTCTGGAAAtctttctttggttttgttgttattctgtCTCTCCATATAAAACTGGAACTATCGTAGCACTCATTCTTTCCCTCTTCCTTTGTTTCTGTCTATTTTTCAGTTCcctcactgccttcacactgcAAACATTTCGGCAATAGATTCACAGCGAACATTAGTATCTTTAACTGAAAGTGTAAGACTTCGAGTTCATAtcactgaactttttttttttttttgtgagacgCGTAGACAAAATGAGTCTTGTTCAAGGAAAAGGCGGAAGAAGGGAGTCATCCTCATAAACGtgcttgaaaatgtatttttttaaaaactccagcagctgaaaatagGACAAGCATCTGACAAATACACCAACTGATTCAGTTTTTGACCCAAAACATTCAGTTAAATCTGCATCAGGTTTCCGTTCAGTTTATTCCTCGGCGCCGCaattcctcttgtttttttttttttttttttgctttctctgtGCCACATAAGTTGTACACAGAAAGCCACCAACATGCTTGCCCCTCTAATAAAAGCAATCTAATAAGATGCTCTTAAAGCTGGcagggaaaaaaccccaaaaagtgCTGGAATAGATGGAAGCTGCAGCGTCTCTGCTGTCGGGCTGCGAGCCGCTGAAGAGGCCAgggggggtggggtgggggggggctGCACTCAGAGAGCCACGGCTTTATTTCCTGCAATTGCTTTTcccgtgtctgtgtgtgaaagagGTTGAGAGTGGTGGCTTGTTTTTCATGATCTGGTCAGAAGCGCTCTCTCCGCCCGCATGTGTGCGTTTGCCGCCCGTGTCCCCTCCCTCGCCCCTCGCCATCCTCTTCTGTCTCCTCTCTCCGTTCCCTCCTGTGTCCGTCTGACCCACACgctctctgctctgttttcattGCTGCCACTGAAGTGTCTTTGTGAGCTGGTCGGAGTCTGGGCCGAGGGATGGGAAGAATaggagagagggagacagaggaAAATGGAAGGGAGGGTCTCAAGTGCTCTCACCGCTTCTACATAATGGCCCCGGCTCTCGTCCGCTCCATTAGTTGCCCTGGGAAACCagacatcacacacacacacacacactcgctcGTATGTACTCTCGCCACCTTTTGCTGACCAACAAAGCCTCCTGGATGTTGTCTCCTTGGAGACCACCTCCCTTAGGTTTACTCGTGACTGTGATGATGAGGATTGCCTGTCTGGaagtgaatgaaaacaaatattaaatctcTAACTTAACTCACTCCAACAAACtagttcttgtgttttttttcctgcaaataaCTAAACCATTCACCCTCTGGTTGACCCTCGGGCGTCTCCTTCCCCTCCAGGAATGAAATGGAGCGCCAGTTCCTAGAGCTTCTCCAGTTTAACATCAACGTGCCAGCCAGTGTTTACGCCAAGTATTACTTTGACCTGCGGCAGCTGGCCGACGACAACAACCTCAACTTCCCGCTGGAGCCCCTCAACAACCAGCGTGCTCAGAAACTAGAGGTGGGTCGACCCCTAAACGCCTTTTAAGAAGCGCGTTTGTGGTGTTTGTCGTCATTAGTAACTTATTAAAGATGTAGTCGAGCTGTATCTGCAGAGATGAGATGCTTTCATATAAAAGAGAATCTTGCTCTTCACCAAGGCTTTCATCCTCCCTGTTGAAACATctattgagaaaacatttacatctgcaacaattttaataatttgaagatttatgtagattttttacattttaaaaatgtatcatgttacttttttttttgtatacagTCACTGATTTTCTAAGGGGAATCTTCCTGCTTGAGATTTGtgacagtagctgcatttctattaaccatagaattgcacaaaattatattatgtgaataaatttagtcaatcaaaacaaacaaacaaaaaaaactttttgataAAAGGTTTGTGGGCTGGGACGACGTGGTTTCTCAGCCATACAATAACAGATGTATTCTTTAACTCCTTTTTGTGCGATTGTTTTGCTCAGGCCATTTCAAGACTGTGTGAAGACAAATACAAGGATCTGAGTAAAGCAGCGATGAGACGCTCCATCAGCGTGGACAACCTGGTAGGTGTGCGGCACTCAAACGCCGTGCTCTCGTAGCCCCCCCGCCTTCCTCCCGGCCCCTCCACCTGCAGCACAGCCGACACCGGACGAACCCACAGAGTCTTCGCAGCCGCATCAGACGGGGGTTCTGCCCGCCAACGCCTCAGCATGGTGGTGGTTCGCTGCCGCTTCACGGCTGCGTCTCCGATGAAGCTGAAATTATGGCTCCAGAGTAAACCGTGAGacgtttttttttcacagatctattatttatttctcaacaAAACTCTCTTTTCCCCAGaaacagtgttttaaaagaaagaaagaaaggaaaaaaagcagaaggacgctagatttttaatttgtcaccAAAACagcatcagtaaaaaaaaaaactaacaaaagatCAGTCTGTTCTGTCTTGACAGATGAggttttggttgatttttaatattttggtttctgtgAACAAACCTCTAGAAGGTGTTTGTACTTGCTTAGGTCAACCGGTGAGCTTATATCTGCAACAGCAAAGTCTGTACAACAAACCCCGTAATATCTCAACAGGAGACAATATTCCCTTC
Encoded here:
- the ccnyl1 gene encoding cyclin-Y-like protein 1: MGNTVSCCVSPESSPKLPSRQPAKRLEEFTSTEVSDDNTGPYLQHISDREVPDELALEFNPSDHARASTIFLSKSQTDVRDRRKSNHINHINCVSPGPLLKKYSSCSTIFIDDSTVSQPNLKSTIKCVTLAIYYHIKNRDSDRSLDIFDEKLHPLSKEPVPDDYAYVDPEHKLIYRFVRTLFSAAQLTAECAIVTLVYLERLLTYAELDICPANWKRIVLGAILLASKVWDDQAVWNVDYCQILKDITVEDMNEMERQFLELLQFNINVPASVYAKYYFDLRQLADDNNLNFPLEPLNNQRAQKLEAISRLCEDKYKDLSKAAMRRSISVDNLVGVRHSNAVLS